In Oreochromis niloticus isolate F11D_XX linkage group LG18, O_niloticus_UMD_NMBU, whole genome shotgun sequence, one genomic interval encodes:
- the LOC106098162 gene encoding C-C chemokine receptor type 8, which translates to MALDSDSYDYIHFNETLSSETEYDIKISELHYPAAVNSLVFCISLPANSFLLWVLWTERAWKITSDILLLQLTVSNLCFTVTLPFAACNALHGWVFGEWACGVAAGIYYLGQFTAVVIITAMFLHYYVTVVQPWCLSAQALGKYGVLIGSIVMWLVCAAASIKLAVSGRVIEFADLKVCVNLVESLTMKLIDLYTQIFLFFLIPVLITSFCYVHMWIMAKQGRINSQQLPSKLILGITVSTFLCLAPYSIHMFIQSLLLLDFYEYTHELIYAWFVIHPITHIYCCFIPLVHLIGVQRFRRYLPMPCSTLSLCRDETKTDSPMALIPLQNAEEI; encoded by the coding sequence ATGGCCTTGGATAGTGACAGTTATGATTACATACACTTTAATGAGACTCTAAGCAGCGAGACCGAGTATGACATTAAGATATCAGAACTTCACTATCCTGCTGCTGTCAACAGTCTCGTCTTCTGCATCAGCCTGCCTGCAAACAGCTTCCTGCTGTGGGTCCTCTGGACGGAACGAGCTTGGAAGATCACATCGGATATTTTACTTCTGCAACTCACAGTTTCTAACCTCTGCTTCACTGTGACATTGCCTTTTGCAGCCTGTAATGCACTCCATGGGTGGGTCTTTGGAGAGTGGGCCTGTGGAGTAGCTGCAGGGATTTATTATCTGGGACAGTTCACCGCCGTGGTGATCATCACTGCCATGTTTTTGCATTATTATGTTACTGTGGTTCAGCCTTGGTGCTTGTCTGCACAGGCCTTAGGAAAATATGGAGTTCTCATAGGTAGCATTGTGATGTGGCTGGTGTGTGCTGCTGCAAGCATTAAATTGGCTGTGAGTGGTAGAGTCATCGAATTCGCTGACCTGAAAGTGTGTGTAAATTTGGTGGAGTCACTAACCATGAAACTCATCGACCTCTAcacacagatttttcttttctttctcattccTGTCCTTATCACTTCATTCTGTTATGTTCACATGTGGATAATGGCAAAGCAGGGCAGGATAAACAGCCAACAACTGCCTTCAAAATTGATTTTAGGCATAACTGTCAGTACTTTTCTATGCTTGGCTCCTTACAGCATCCACATGTTTATACAGTCCTTGCTACTATTGGATTTTTATGAGTACACACATGAACTGATATATGCTTGGTTCGTCATTCATCCCATCACTCACATCTACTGCTGCTTTATCCCTTTGGTGCATTTAATAGGAGTACAAAGGTTTAGGAGGTATCTTCCCATGCCGTGCAGTACATTATCACTGTGCAGAGATGAGACTAAAACTGACAGTCCAATGGCATTAATCCCTCTCCAAAATGCGGAAGAAATTTGA
- the LOC102076158 gene encoding chemokine XC receptor 1, producing MALSSDEFTLFNETESSQDDFPLSALECYCAAAIILFFCISLSGNSFLLWVLRKEQAWKITPDILLLQLTIANLCITVTLPFEACNLLHSWIFGEWACGFMTAVYYLGMYASILILTVMSLHNYFSFVQVSCLCAQVSRKCGVLITSILVWLVCAAASIKQFMCTEVIFEVQVCLFAWTQAEFYTEFCLFFLIPFLVTTVCHVHMWIMMKQGKINRHQLPSKVILGVTFGTFLCLTPLHVWDSVMSFIIWGFLKHTHAVMEALHFSWFILYPLSQFCCCLSPLLHIIGAQSFRRYLPMLRNPLSQSRDVSNDGSSVAFITLKTTEEM from the coding sequence ATGGCCTTGAGCAGTGACGAGTTTACACTCTTTAATGAGACTGAAAGCAGTCAGGATGACTTTCCACTGTCGGCACTCGAATGCTATTGTGCTGCTgccattattcttttcttctgcatCAGCCTGTCCGGAAACAGCTTCCTGTTGTGGGTCCTCCGAAAAGAACAAGCTTGGAAGATCACTCCCGATATCTTACTTCTGCAACTTACAATAGCTAACCTTTGCATCACTGTGACCTTGCCATTTGAGGCCTGTAATTTACTCCATAGCTGGATCTTTGGAGAGTGGGCCTGTGGATTCATGACAGCAGTTTATTATCTAGGAATGTACGCCTCTATTTTAATCCTCACTGTCATGTCATTGcataattatttttcttttgttcaggtttcatgtctgtgtgcacAGGTCTCAAGAAAATGTGGTGTCCTCATTACTAGCATCTTGGTATGGCTGGTATGTGCTGCTGCAAGCATTAAGCAGTTCATGTGTACCGAAGTCATATTTGAGGTTcaagtgtgtctgtttgcatGGACCCAAGCTGAATTCTACACAgagttttgccttttttttctcattcctTTCCTTGTCACTACTGTCTGTCATGTCCACATGTGGATAATGATGAAACAGGGCAAGATAAACAGGCACCAACTGCCTTCAAAAGTGATTTTAGGGGTAACTTTTGGgacttttctttgtttgactCCTCTGCATGTCTGGGACTCTGTAATGTCATTTATAATCTGGGGTTTTTTGAAACATACACATGCAGTGATGGAAGCATTGCACTTTTCATGGTTTATCCTTTATCCTCTGTCTCAGTTCTGCTGTTGCCTTAGTCCTCTGCTCCATATAATTGGAGCACAAAGTTTTAGGAGGTATCTCCCCATGCTACGTAATCCTTTATCACAAAGCAGAGACGTTAGTAACGATGGGAGTTCAGTTGCATTCATTACTCTGAAAACCACTGAAGAAATGTGA
- the LOC100689812 gene encoding chemokine XC receptor 1, translated as MANNMTSDEVHRPCDTDFPTFTGTLFILIFIISVIGNSLLLCVLFIYEGLKSITNIFILNLVCSDLIFTITLPFWAVDHLHQWVFGDFVCKFMTAAFFVGLYSSVILLTAMTVARFIRVVLPNWKSNRARRKKYAIGACIAAWIISISASLSDAMKVKVEHWYGKNYCHDESEDKLGHYLQVSLLFFLPFAIIIFCYSAILKTVLQGLNRKKSRTVAVLLCIVAVFFICWGPYHIMLLIKALNTNKDCKVLKRLEVAYHICEMLAYSHCCMNPLLYMISQKLRKHLLNLLKCKNLCSKNKEEDSGQKTSGIQNVAFTVENYSVNTERHSDPFNSPS; from the coding sequence ATGGCAAACAACATGACAAGTGATGAAGTCCATCGTCCTTGTGACACTGACTTTCCCACTTTTACCGGGACACTCTTCATCTTAATCTTCATCATCAGCGTCATAGGCAACAGTCTCCTCTTATGTGTTCTTTTCATCTACGAGGGCCTGAAAAGTATCACAAATATTTTCATCCTGAACCTGGTCTGCTCTGATTTGATCTTCACCATCACACTTCCGTTCTGGGCCGTTGATCACCTACACCAATGGGTCTTTGGGGACTTTGTCTGCAAATTCATGACTGCTGCATTCTTTGTTGGTTTGTACAGCAGTGTCATTCTGCTGACTGCCATGACAGTTGCCCGTTTCATTAGGGTGGTGCTGCCAAACTGGAAAAGCAACCGTGCTAGAAGAAAGAAGTATGCAATCGGTGCCTGTATAGCTGCCTGGATCATCAGCATCTCAGCATCCCTGAGTGATGCTATGAAAGTAAAGGTTGAACACTGGTATGGTAAAAACTATTGCCACGATGAATCTGAAGACAAGCTTGGACATTATCTCCAAGTGTCACTGCTATTCTTCCTCCCATTTGCCATCATTATTTTCTGCTATTCTGCCATCCTCAAGACAGTTTTGCAAGGTTTAAACAGAAAGAAGTCCAGGACTGTAGCTGTGCTGTTGTGTATTGTTGCAGTCTTTTTCATTTGCTGGGGGCCATACCATATTATGCTTTTAATCAAGGCTCTCAATACAAACAAAGATTGTAAGGTACTGAAACGGTTAGAAGTTGCCTACCATATTTGTGAAATGCTTGCCTATTCTCACTGCTGTATGAACCCTCTGCTGTATATGATCTCACAGAAGTTGCGAAAGCATCTGTTGAAtcttttgaaatgtaaaaatttgTGCAGTAAGAACAAGGAGGAAGACAGTGGCCAGAAAACTTCTGGTATTCAGAATGTAGCTTTCACAGTAGAGAACTATTCTGTTAACACAGAACGACACAGTGATCCATTTAACAGTCCCTCTTGA